The Trypanosoma brucei gambiense DAL972 chromosome 10, complete sequence genome has a segment encoding these proteins:
- a CDS encoding nicotinate phosphoribosyltransferase, putative has translation MKPIIKSILDTDAYKLHMQQAVFHFYPTIHVVYEFQCRSSENKLGDAADAIREQVDLMRHIALTDDEYAYLSTKRYLKKDYLDWLREYRFKPDQVIIDAVPKTRCNRETNTTYRELAITIKGPWVETILWEVPLLAIVCEVVHSKRTQHIGAAEAVEHLNAKLDKLFATYVNGELDMFRVTDFGTRRRYSFDVQEAIVRTLQSHPSFGRNFSGTSNYHLAMKLGLPAVGTQAHEWFQAHQQLSPVLRDFQRVALKQWLLEYPQDLHIALTDCISMDGFLGDFDADLAQAYVGLRHDSGNPYVWGRKAIEHYKRFNIDPKLKTLVFSDSLDLERAAKLHCTFAQESNVMCGIGTQLTCSIPGVQPLSIVIKMTECDGKPVAKISDEPEKTTFRDLDYVQLLGRTFNVELQDMIDAGCGRSAVHHPTQVQ, from the coding sequence ATGAAGCCAATTATAAAGTCGATCCTTGATACAGATGCGTACAAGTTACACATGCAGCAGGCTGTCTTTCATTTCTATCCCACAATTCACGTTGTTTACGAGTTTCAGTGCCGCAGTTCGGAGAACAAATTGGGTGATGCTGCAGATGCTATTCGGGAGCAGGTAGACCTCATGCGGCACATTGCCTTGACAGATGATGAATATGCTTACCTCTCAACCAAACGTTACCTCAAAAAGGATTACCTTGACTGGCTTCGTGAGTACAGGTTCAAGCCAGATCAAGTCATTATTGATGCTGTTCCGAAGACTCGGTGCAACAGGGAGACGAATACAACGTATCGGGAGCTCGCCATCACAATCAAAGGTCCATGGGTGGAAACTATATTATgggaagtgccgttactagCGATTGTGTGTGAAGTAGTGCATAGCAAGCGGACGCAACATATTGGGGCTGCCGAGGCAGTTGAACACCTTAATGCGAAGTTGGATAAACTTTTTGCTACATACGTGAATGGTGAACTGGACATGTTTCGGGTCACGGATTTTGGGACACGACGGCGCTACAGCTTTGATGTGCAGGAAGCCATTGTCAGGACGTTGCAGTCGCATCCATCGTTTGGACGGAACTTTTCTGGCACGAGCAATTACCATTTGGCGATGAAGCTGGGTCTACCGGCGGTAGGGACGCAGGCACACGAGTGGTTTCAGGCCCATCAGCAGCTTTCCCCAGTTCTACGGGATTTCCAGCGCGTGGCTCTTAAGCAGTGGTTGCTAGAGTACCCTCAAGATCTTCACATCGCACTCACCGACTGTATTTCAATGGACGGTTTTCTGGGCGACTTTGATGCTGACCTCGCACAAGCGTACGTCGGCTTGCGGCACGATTCGGGTAATCCATATGTTTGGGGTCGTAAGGCCATTGAGCATTATAAGCGATTCAATATTGATCCGAAGTTGAAGACGCTTGTCTTTTCCGATTCTCTTGACCTTGAGAGGGCCGCAAAACTGCATTGTACCTTTGCGCAGGAGTCAAATGTCATGTGTGGTATCGGAACCCAACTCACGTGCTCCATCCCCGGTGTGCAACCGCTGAGCATTGTGATTAAGATGACAGAATGCGATGGGAAGCCTGTTGCAAAGATATCTGATGAACCAGAGAAAACTACATTTAGGGATTTGGACTATGTTCAATTGTTAGGGCGAACATTCAATGTGGAATTGCAGGATATGATTGATGCGGGTTGTGGTAGGAGCGCTGTTCACCACCCAACACAGGTACAATGA
- a CDS encoding calcium-transporting ATPase, putative, with translation MRGESSAVSFQYESPDVTGASPSFTNSSLARIIGQKELPRFGIEIGGHEGLLKLLGVRYDGEPTWRGGGGLRGGILSDSVHQRRCRFGANRLPRPRDKSVGALVKESIEEDKILQLLIGAALFSILLGHLTSYHQKEGGNMCPSWVEGAAILFSVAVVVTLGALNNYNKQKQFSHVLLQEDGTRQSIVVWRYDTLDDRAMVRELCLAAREVPSEDLVVGDVVQISSGMELSFDAILFGGNYVVCDECCVSGESEEVVKSLEADPFLISGSSVLEASSEAIAVVCAVGEKSFSGEIAMAVRDTEKKVTPLQEHLSVMADHIGKFGLAVAVLTFVVLFLKEVYEVVAMGKPFFVMSFVENLTTSIAIIVVAVPEGLPLSVTISLAYSMRYMLRDGNLVRHLAACETMGSATVLCTDKTGTLTSPHATLSRVLFEGKVYTANDSGGDGSSCVEGGRWNKSGTGLFVVASSQATAGLLMECVVSNALDPVRGRPVNRTAEALLQLAQHLYVSCGDDFSSPFVYDMGRLAQQMCDGSRCVRFPFTSVQKKSVTILKLPTGELRQYVVGAPEAILSNCRNFITTAGALVEINTESREFLQSIIQEFGCRGLRSLCCAYAVVYPIEGRIMPLEVSSSPLNFLAAVALEEEVRPEVPAAVRASICAGIRVIMVTGDGLLTSINIAYRCGLLNPVGGETSNCFSPPPISTLINDGYAMDGPAFRACSDTDLLVNYIPKLCVLARATPLDKKRVLQLLKMHDPLAVIAVTGDGTNDAPALKLSDVGFAMNSGSEVAKRASDIILLHDNFAGMVKATMWGRNVRDNVRKFLQFQLTVNCVACVFAFCGALINESNILPLKPVQLLWLNLIMDTLASLALATELPLEKRLFDRAPEPRDTPIILPGMLFQVAVQGGYQFVVQIYMLLAGHRLFGDSSTGEVERRSRPPIDYLCPKHLSIVFNVFVLMQVMNFFNARLLHEEDSFFENWGSSRLLLLIVAVIAVLQVCIVQYGGRFMSTVPLSTEEWLYCTLYASGSLAVGAASRFCWRWMRRRGAHSTGSCDSYVLLSYLPRWLRALIDGARGGSGRRRQRGSYCKAAVKGKGACKTAPAYV, from the coding sequence ATGCGTGGGGAGAGCAGTGCTGTGAGTTTTCAGTATGAGTCTCCCGATGTTACCGGCGCCTCCCCATCATTCACCAATTCTTCCCTAGCGAGGATAATTGGGCAAAAAGAGCTTCCACGATTCGGTATAGAAATTGGTGGCCATGAAGGGCTACTGAAGCTGCTCGGCGTCCGTTACGACGGGGAACCGACGTGGCGGGGCGGCGGTGGCTTGCGTGGGGGCATCTTGTCGGATTCTGTACATCAGCGACGGTGTCGTTTTGGTGCCAACCGCCTGCCCCGCCCTCGAGATAAAAGCGTGGGAGCCCTCGTGAAAGAGTCCATCGAGGAGGACAAAATCCTACAGCTGCTAATCGGTGCGGCTCTGTTTTCAATTTTACTCGGTCACTTGACCTCCTATCATCagaaggaaggggggaatATGTGCCCCAGCTGGGTTGAAGGGGCAGCTATACTCTTCTCTGTGGCGGTTGTTGTCACGCTTGGCGCGCTCAACAACTACAACAAGCAGAAGCAATTTTCACATGTCTTATTGCAAGAGGATGGAACAAGGCAGTCGATCGTTGTATGGCGTTATGACACATTGGACGACAGAGCGATGGTTAGGGAACTTTGCCTGGCTGCCAGAGAGGTGCCTAGTGAGGATCTCGTTGTTGGGGATGTTGTGCAGATATCTTCAGGAATGGAGCTTAGCTTTGACGCCATCCTCTTTGGTGGTAACTATGTCGTTTGTGACGAGTGTTGTGTGTCAGGCGAGAGTGAAGAGGTTGTGAAAAGTTTGGAAGCTGATCCTTTTTTGATCAGTGGTTCTAGCGTTTTAGAGGCCTCGTCGGAGGCGATTGCTGTCGTTTGCGCTGTGGGAGAGAAAAGTTTCTCGGGGGAAATTGCCATGGCCGTTCGAGATACGGAAAAGAAGGTGACACCGCTTCAGGAACATTTAAGTGTTATGGCAGATCACATAGGAAAGTTTGGACTGGCCGTTGCTGTCCTTACATTTGTGGTTCTTTTTCTCAAGGAGGTGTACGAGGTTGTAGCCATGGGAAAGCCGTTTTTCGTCATGAGTTTTGTTGAGAATCTGACCACATCCATTGCCATAATTGTTGTCGCCGTACCGGAAGGATTGCCACTCTCAGTGACTATATCGCTTGCATACTCTATGCGATACATGCTGCGGGATGGCAATTTGGTTCGACATTTGGCGGCCTGTGAGACAATGGGCAGTGCAACGGTTTTGTGTACGGACAAAACTGGTACCCTTACATCTCCCCATGCAACACTAAGCAGAGTACTCTTTGAAGGGAAGGTTTACACGGCAAATGATAGCGGAGGGGATGGAAGTAGTTGTGTCGAGGGCGGTCGATGGAATAAAAGTGGGACCGGGTTATTTGTGGTGGCGTCTTCTCAGGCAACCGCCGGTTTGCTGATGGAGTGCGTGGTTTCCAATGCGTTGGATCCTGTTCGAGGCCGGCCGGTGAACCGAACGGCGGAGGCCCTGCTTCAACTTGCTCAGCATTTGTATGTTTCATGCGGCGATGACTTTTCCTCGCCATTCGTTTACGACATGGGCCGCCTAGCGCAGCAAATGTGCGACGGATCGCGTTGTGTCCGCTTCCCTTTTACATCAgtacagaaaaaaagcgTTACAATTCTGAAGCTTCCTACTGGTGAACTCCGTCAGTATGTTGTTGGGGCACCAGAGGCGATATTAAGTAACTGTCGGAATTTTATCACAACCGCCGGCGCCTTGGTGGAAATAAACACCGAGTCACGTGAATTTCTTCAGAGCATCATTCAAGAATTTGGTTGCAGAGGCCTCAGGAGTTTGTGTTGTGCGTACGCCGTTGTTTATCCGATTGAGGGGCGCATCATGCCACTGGAAGTTTCCAGCTCTCCGCTCAACTTTTTGGCTGCGGTTGCATTAGAGGAAGAGGTTCGACCTGAAGTCCCCGCAGCAGTACGAGCAAGCATCTGTGCAGGTATTCGTGTGATCATGGTAACAGGTGATGGGCTGCTTACCTCCATTAACATTGCTTATCGATGCGGGTTGCTGAACCCGGTGGGCGGGGAAACAAGTAATTGCTTTTCTCCACCACCGATCAGTACGTTGATCAACGATGGCTATGCTATGGACGGCCCCGCGTTTCGTGCTTGTTCTGACACCGATCTCCTCGTCAACTACATTCCGAAGTTGTGCGTATTGGCTCGTGCAACTCCGCTTGATAAGAAACGGGTCTTACAGCTGCTAAAAATGCACGATCCACTCGCTGTGATCGCCGTTACTGGCGATGGCACGAATGATGCCCCTGCGCTAAAGCTGAGCGACGTTGGTTTTGCCATGAATAGCGGTAGTGAGGTGGCGAAGAGGGCGTCCGACATCATACTTCTTCACGATAATTTTGCCGGGATGGTGAAGGCAACCATGTGGGGACGCAATGTCAGGGACAATGTACGCAAGTTTTTACAGTTTCAGCTGACCGTAAACTGCGTTGCGTGTGTCTTCGCTTTTTGCGGCGCCCTGATTAATGAGAGCAATATTTTGCCCCTGAAACCTgtgcaacttctgtggctCAACCTCATCATGGACACGTTGGCTTCCTTGGCTCTCGCAACAGAGTTGCCTTTGGAGAAGCGTCTGTTTGATCGGGCACCTGAACCACGAGACACGCCCATCATACTTCCGGGTATGTTGTTTCAGGTGGCGGTGCAGGGTGGTTATCAATTCGTTGTGCAAATCTACATGTTGTTGGCCGGACACCGGTTGTTCGGCGATAGCAGTACCGGTGAAGTGGAACGGCGGAGTCGACCGCCTATTGACTATTTGTGTCCGAAACATCTTTCTATCGTCTTTAATGTGTTCGTACTGATGCAGGTGATGAACTTCTTTAACGCCCGTCTTCTCCATGAGGAGGATAGTTTCTTTGAGAACTGGGGTAGTAGccgtttgctgctgctgattgTAGCTGTGATCGCGGTTCTGCAAGTGTGCATCGTGCAGTACGGGGGGCGCTTCATGTCTACAGTCCCGCTGAGCACCGAAGAGTGGCTCTACTGCACGTTGTACGCTAGTGGAAGCCTGGCTGTGGGTGCTGCATCGCGGTTCTGCTGGCGGTGGATGCGGCGCCGTGGAGCGCACAGTACAGGGAGTTGCGATTCATATGTATTGCTGTCGTATCTTCCACGTTGGCTGCGAGCGCTCATCGATGGGGCACGTGGGGGTTCCGGGAGGAGACGGCAAAGAGGTAGCTATTGTAAGGCTGcggtgaaggggaagggagcgTGTAAAACTGCCCCTGCATACGTTTAA